ACACCGCCCGCTTTGGCCGCCTGGTACTGATCGAGTCCCTGAAATGAGCTGGCGCGGCGGTACATCATCGCGCGGGTTTGTGCTGGTCAACGCGCTGGTGCTGGTGGCTGCGCTGGCGGGGATCGCGGTGCTGCTGCTCAGCCGGGCCGAAGCGGCGCGGGTGCGCCAGCTTGAGATCCAGACCTCGGCGCAGCTGGGTCTGTATCTTGATGCTTTCGAGTCGCTTGCCCTGACGCTGCTATCGTCTGATCGTGCCGGGGCCCCCGTCGACCACCTGGGTGAGAGCTGGGCGCAGGCTGACTATGACGTGCAACTGGATCGGGGGCGGGTCACAGGGCAGATCACCGATCTGCAAAGCCGGTTCAACATCAACTGGCTGAGCAATCAGAACGACACTCTGGCCGAAGAGGGGTTTGCCCGCCTGACCGCCCGGCTGGGGATTTTGCCGCAAGCGGCTGACGCAATTTCCGGGTTCCTCGGCCCCGGTGGCCCTGACAATGCCACGCCGTACGCCCGGCTGAACCCGCCGATCCGTCCGGTGGGGGGGCCGGTGCTGATACTCGATCAGCTGGCGACGATTGTGCAGCTCAGTGCCCGCGACCTTGACCGGTTGCGCCCCTTTATCGCGGCGCTGCCGGGGGGCAGCAAACTGAACGTCAACACCGCCTCTGCCACCGTTCTTCAAAGCCTGATCCCCGGTCTCAGCGCGGCATTGGCGGACCGGCTGGTGCAGCTGCGCAGCATCACGCCATTTACCTCGGGTGGTGAATTTGTCGAACGGTTGACCGAATTTGGCGGCGTGGCCTTGACCGAGGATCTGGATCCCGCCCGGCTGGACGCGGGCAGCAAATGGTTCGAGGTGCGGATGCAGGCCGACCTTGATGGGCGTCAGCGTGGCCGTGTTGCCGTGCTGGAGCGCAGACCGCTTCCCGAACCGGTGCGGGTGGCCTATCGTCGCGATATCGTTGAATGAAACCGCAGGCATGACCAGACAGAAAAAGAGGGCAGGGGTGGCACGGCAAAAGACCCTACAGGATACGGCATTATTTTCGCTGACCGGTGGTACGGATGCGCCCCGGGGGCGATATGTGGCGCTGGTGCCGGGGGCCGAGGTGCCGTTGCTGGCGCTTGATTTGCCAAGAGGGTTGCGCGGCCCTGCCCGCGAAGAGGTGGCCCGGCGTCAGCTGCGCGACCGCATCGGCCCGCAAGGTGATCGGGTCGAGATGCGGCCCTTTGTTCTGACGGGTGACGGTGATGGCTGGAGCAGGGCATTGGTCGCGGATGCCGGTCTGCTGGCGGGCTGGCGCACTCGGACCGGGGCGGCCTGCCGTGCCGTGCTGCCGGATTATCTGGCGTTGCCCACAGGGCCGTCGCTTTGGACGCTGCAGATCGAAGCCGGCTCGGTTCAGGCCCGGCTTGGTCCCGGGGATGGGTTCAGCGCCGACCCCGATCTGGCCCGGGTGATGGTAAGTCGCGCACTGGACGCGGCTGCCGCGACGCCCCCCAAAGCTGTGCTGGTGCTGAAGGCCGACAGGGAAGTCACAGAACTGCCCTGGCTTGCGCCGCTATTGGCAACGCAGGACATTGCCCTGCTCACCAGCCTTGATGCGGTCGAGGCGGCAGGTCTGGCGCGCCCGCAGGTGCTGGCGCATGGTGAATTGCGGCTGGATCTGCGCACTGACCCACGCGCGGCGCGGGCGCGGCTGCGGGCGCGGGTGTTGCCCTGGCGCTGGCCGCTGCTGATCGGGCTTTTGGCGGCCGGTCTGTGGGGGACGGCCCAGATCCTGGCTATTCAGGCTCTGACACAGGCGCAAATGGCGGAACGGGGCCGGGCGATGGCATTGGTGCGCGACCATTTTATCCCGGTGGGGCCGGTGCTGGATATCCGGGTCCAGGTTGCCCGTGCGCTGGCCGAACGCGAAGCGGCGGCGCAGAACTGGCGCGGGCGGACCTCGCCGCTGCTGCTGTTCGGACAGGCGGCCGAGGTCATCGCAGCTCAGGGGGCCCAGCCGCAAGAGCTGCGGTATGACCGCTCCGAAGGGCTGCGCGTGGTGCTTGATGTTGCGGATTTCGCCGCCGCCGAACAGGTGGCCGGGGCCTTGCGAGAGGTCGGCCTGCAAACCGACGTGGTGGAATCCCGCGTCAGTGACACCGGCCCGGGTGTGCGCACCGAATTGCGGCTGAGGGAGGCCCCATGAGCGCGCGTCTGATCGACCTTTTGCTGAAACTTGCGCCGCGTGAACGCTGGCTTCTGGCGCTGCTGGTGCTGGTGGCGCTGCCTGCGGCGCTTGGCTTTGGCTGGTTGCTGCCGTTGTCTGAACGCCGCGCCGCCGTCGAGGTGGCGCTGCAAGAGGCCCGTGCGGTCACTGGCTGGGTTTCGGCCCGCGCTGCTGATCAGGCCTTGCTGGCCCCGGCCCAGAGCAGCGGTCCCTCTGAGCCGATCGGCCTGTCCGGGCTGGAACAGAGCCTGATTTCTGCCCGCTTGCGGCCATTGCTGAGCGAGCTGGCGAACGGTTCAGATGGTGGTATCGCGCTGCGGTTCGATGCGGTGCCGTTTGGTGATCTGGTGCGCTGGCTTAGCGCGTCAGATCCCGGCTGGGGCTATGATATTGTGGATTTCCGGCTTTTGCGCAGTGACGATCCCGGGATCGTGTCCGCCGAATTGCGGCTGGTGCCGCAGGGCTGAGTCACGCCGTCTTAGTCCTGCGATTTGAGCCGCACCCGGATGCTGGCCTGCCGTCCGGCCAGCGCACCCAGCGGATCAAGCGCGGGATCGCTGCCCAGCACCTCGCTGATCGCACTGTCGGCCTGCTGCAACAGCGACCGGCCGGTGTTGCGGTCGCCCGCATCAATCGCCGCCAGACCCAGTTCGTGCTCCGCAGTGGCCTGCACCGCCAGCGCCGCGGCGCGTGCTGTGCCGTTCTGGCTGCGCGCCAGTATCCGGGCCTCACGCGCGGCCTCGGCGTATTTTTCACCGCGCAGCAGGGAATGGGCGTATTCCAGACGGATGCGCGGCTCGAGCGGGCCTGCGCGGGTCAGCAGCCGCAGGTAGGTGCGGCTGGCGCGGTCGTATTTGCCCGCCTCCAGCGCGTCGCGCGCGGCAAAATACTGGGCGCGGAATCCCGAACTGTCAGCCGGGGACACCGCCCCCTGTTCGCAACTGACCAAAGCCAGCGTGGCAAGGGCAAGGACCCCCGCACGGAGTGAATGAAATCGTTGCATTGCCTGCCTGCCCGCTTTTTTGTATTTATGCCTTCTTTTAGCATCAACGCGGTTTTGCGTCTACTTATTCAGGCTGGTATCATTCCGGCACTGCCCGCCCCGCGCCACAAAGGATCTGCCATGCGGATGATCGCCGTTGTCTTCAGCCTGCTTGCCCTGGCCGCCACGGCGCTGGCCGGGCAGGAGCTGTGGCAGGTCTGGCAACATCCGCTGCCCTCGGTGAGCGGGTTGCGCGCCGCTGCCTCCAGCGCAACCCCGGCAGGCGCCGAACCACAGCCCCCCAGCCCCCCACGCCGCTGGCCCGCCCTGTTCGGAGAGTTGCGCCCCCCCGAACCGCAGCCCCCCAAACCGCCCGAGCCGCAGGCCGAACCGCAGCCCCCCGCGCCGCGTGCGCCGCCACTGGCGAGCCTGGGGTTTTCCCTGCGTGGCATGGTCAGCGACGGCGCCAGCCGCTGGGTCATCGTGGCGCATCCGACCGGTGATCAACTGTTCAAGGTGGGGGATGCGCTGACCCCCGACTACACCATCGCGCGGATCGACGAAGAGGGCCTCTGGGCTGTGACCGCTCCGGGAGCCGAGCCGCAACTGCTGGGCTTTGCCGAGTAAGGGACGAAGCAGTTGTTTTCAGTGGAAGGGGATCGGCGAGGTGCCGTGTTCGCTGTGCGGACAGAGCCGCCGTTCGCGTCATTAATTCGATTGTCCGCTTTGGCAATGACAGCAAGCCAACACCGTCCTAACGTCTAAGCATGAAACCTAAAATTCTCACAATCCTGCCCGACTACACACGGGTGCTCTTGGTTCAAGACGCAATAGCGGGCGTGACCGTGGCCATGGTGGCCTTGCCGCTCAGTCTTGCCATTGCCATCGCATCTGGAGCCGACCCTTCAAAAGGTCTGATAACGGCAATTGTAGCAGGCTTCCTGATCTCGCTTCTGGGGGGCAGTCGCGTGCAGATCGGCGGCCCGACCGGGGCCTTCATTGTTGTTGTGTTCGGTGTGGTTGCGGAACATGGATACGACGGCCTGGTCCTGGCCACCTTCCTAGCGGGGCTCATTCTGCTTGTCGCGGGCTATTTCCGAGCCGGAAACCTAATTCGAATGATACCGGAACCGGTCATAAATGGCTTCACAATCGGGATCGCCGTCATCATTGCGACAAGTCAGCTCAAGGACCTACTTGGGCTCTCGGTTGACACGGTCCCAGCCGAGTTTCTTGCGAAGATTGAAGTGCTTTGGGCGGCGCGTCCGACTTTGTCGGCAGCGTCGGCGCTGATCGGCCTTGCTACAATGTTCTTGATCGTGCTGTTTCGCCGCGCTGCGCCAAAACTTCCGGGACTAATCGTTGCTGTTGCCGCCACGTCGGCCATCGCCTCATTGATCGATTTGCCGGTGGATACGATCCAATCGCGGTTCGGCGATTTTCCCAACACCCTGCCTTGGCCCACGACGCCTGAAATAGGCTTCGACAGGATCGTCGAATTGCTGCCTTCTGCGCTGATAATCGCGTTTCTTGCTGGTGTCGAATCTTTGCTGTCTGCCATGGTGGCCGACCGTATGATCGACGGTAGGCACCGCCCAAATGCCGAGCTGTTGGCGCAAGGTGCTGCAAATATCGGATCATCTCTGTTCGGCGGGATGCCTGCAACTGGGGCGATTGCCCGAACTGCGACCAACATCAGGGCTGGTGGCAAGACCCCGGTGGCTGGAGTGGTCCATGCGCTGACAATTCTGATCGTCATGCTCTTGGCATCAAAGCTTGTTGGATACATGGCCATGCCAGCCTTGGCGGGGTTGCTGATCTTGACCGCTTGGAACATGAGCGAGCCGCATAAGTGGCGAAGTTATGCGGCGGAGCGCAAATCCGACGTGGTCCTTTTGATGTTAACTCTGGTTCTGACGGTTCTAGCCGATCTGACCGTCGCAATTGGGGTCGGTGTGATATTGGGTCTGGCTTTGCGGATGCTGCGCCGCGATGTGCCGCCGTCCGATTGGTCCGAACCTGATCGTTAGTTTGCGAAATACTCTGCTCATCTTGGGAAAGCTGTCTTTGGCGCTCTCCGCAGCATCTGATAATTTGGGCTCTGTGCTGGCATTCGCTGCGCGGCAGATTGATCGATCTCTGTGCGCCATGACCTCCGGGCCAAATAGACCACAGGTCATGAAAAGCCTTGCATCGCGGCACGACAGAGATGCCATTTGCGCCACAATGGTCTAGAGTGGCGCAAAAGCGGAGCAAGACGTCTGGCCACACCCCCACAAACGGGGCAGGAACCGGGCGCGGGTGGTGAGAGAGCAGAGCATGATTTTTGGTATGGCACGGCGGGTCTGTTTGGTCCTGATGCTGGTGATGGC
The DNA window shown above is from Puniceibacterium sp. IMCC21224 and carries:
- the gspK gene encoding type II secretion system minor pseudopilin GspK, which gives rise to MSWRGGTSSRGFVLVNALVLVAALAGIAVLLLSRAEAARVRQLEIQTSAQLGLYLDAFESLALTLLSSDRAGAPVDHLGESWAQADYDVQLDRGRVTGQITDLQSRFNINWLSNQNDTLAEEGFARLTARLGILPQAADAISGFLGPGGPDNATPYARLNPPIRPVGGPVLILDQLATIVQLSARDLDRLRPFIAALPGGSKLNVNTASATVLQSLIPGLSAALADRLVQLRSITPFTSGGEFVERLTEFGGVALTEDLDPARLDAGSKWFEVRMQADLDGRQRGRVAVLERRPLPEPVRVAYRRDIVE
- a CDS encoding SulP family inorganic anion transporter, with amino-acid sequence MKPKILTILPDYTRVLLVQDAIAGVTVAMVALPLSLAIAIASGADPSKGLITAIVAGFLISLLGGSRVQIGGPTGAFIVVVFGVVAEHGYDGLVLATFLAGLILLVAGYFRAGNLIRMIPEPVINGFTIGIAVIIATSQLKDLLGLSVDTVPAEFLAKIEVLWAARPTLSAASALIGLATMFLIVLFRRAAPKLPGLIVAVAATSAIASLIDLPVDTIQSRFGDFPNTLPWPTTPEIGFDRIVELLPSALIIAFLAGVESLLSAMVADRMIDGRHRPNAELLAQGAANIGSSLFGGMPATGAIARTATNIRAGGKTPVAGVVHALTILIVMLLASKLVGYMAMPALAGLLILTAWNMSEPHKWRSYAAERKSDVVLLMLTLVLTVLADLTVAIGVGVILGLALRMLRRDVPPSDWSEPDR
- the gspM gene encoding type II secretion system protein GspM, which codes for MSARLIDLLLKLAPRERWLLALLVLVALPAALGFGWLLPLSERRAAVEVALQEARAVTGWVSARAADQALLAPAQSSGPSEPIGLSGLEQSLISARLRPLLSELANGSDGGIALRFDAVPFGDLVRWLSASDPGWGYDIVDFRLLRSDDPGIVSAELRLVPQG